From one Bernardetia sp. genomic stretch:
- a CDS encoding protease complex subunit PrcB family protein: MKLFFLYTLSALFISMSSCKSNQTAKETPVPFETVFQSVSLGSETAGTKVVQSQADLKDFEVANNNEMPKELLSVDFDKNTMIMVMAGTKNTGGFEIEIEKIIEENDKIIVFYKETNPPKDAMLIMALTYPLHAVSIKKTKKEIVFEKMSTVNGKK; the protein is encoded by the coding sequence ATGAAACTATTTTTTTTATACACTTTATCAGCATTATTTATCTCAATGTCTTCTTGCAAATCAAACCAAACTGCAAAAGAAACTCCTGTACCTTTTGAAACTGTTTTTCAATCTGTTTCCTTGGGAAGTGAAACTGCAGGAACAAAAGTAGTGCAAAGTCAAGCAGATTTGAAAGATTTTGAGGTAGCAAATAACAATGAGATGCCAAAGGAACTACTTTCAGTCGATTTTGATAAAAATACGATGATAATGGTGATGGCTGGCACAAAAAACACTGGAGGTTTTGAGATAGAAATTGAAAAAATTATTGAAGAAAACGACAAAATCATTGTCTTTTATAAAGAGACAAATCCTCCTAAAGATGCAATGCTCATTATGGCTCTTACTTATCCTTTACACGCTGTAAGCATCAAGAAAACAAAAAAAGAAATTGTTTTTGAAAAAATGAGTACTGTAAATGGTAAGAAGTAG
- a CDS encoding bifunctional heptose 7-phosphate kinase/heptose 1-phosphate adenyltransferase has protein sequence MSLESIFENFSTLTALVIGDVMIDSYLWGKVERISPEAPVPVVGLNHRESRLGGAANVALNLKSLGAKTIMCSVVGNDKESETLISMFEEQGIDVRGIIHSQDRPTTIKHRILAGSQHLLRIDSETTKPISENESKTLIDNVKELINEVDVIIFEDYDKGVLNEKVISELIDIANENDIPTVIDPKKRNFWSYKNATLFKPNLKELREGLGREIDVRNVDLDKLEQSEIALAVEELKEKMQLQSVLITLSEYGVYIANSSERHKIAAHKREISDVSGAGDTVVSIAGLCMALKLPLKTVAQLANLGGGLVCESLGVIPINKNVFLQEAKKKVIL, from the coding sequence ATGTCATTAGAATCCATTTTTGAAAATTTTAGTACACTTACAGCCTTAGTTATTGGCGATGTGATGATAGATTCCTATTTATGGGGAAAAGTAGAGCGCATATCACCCGAAGCTCCAGTACCTGTAGTAGGACTTAACCATAGAGAAAGTAGGTTGGGTGGAGCTGCCAATGTTGCTCTAAATTTAAAATCTTTAGGAGCAAAAACCATTATGTGTTCAGTGGTAGGAAATGATAAAGAAAGCGAAACTCTTATCAGTATGTTTGAAGAACAAGGCATTGATGTGCGTGGAATTATTCATAGTCAAGACCGACCTACTACTATTAAGCATCGTATTTTGGCAGGTTCTCAACATCTTTTGCGTATAGACTCCGAAACAACAAAGCCTATTTCAGAAAACGAAAGTAAAACACTTATTGATAATGTCAAAGAACTTATAAATGAAGTAGATGTCATTATTTTTGAAGATTATGATAAAGGCGTATTGAACGAAAAAGTAATTTCAGAACTTATAGATATTGCTAATGAAAATGATATTCCCACAGTCATTGACCCTAAGAAAAGAAATTTTTGGAGTTATAAAAACGCTACACTTTTCAAACCTAATTTGAAGGAATTGAGAGAAGGCTTAGGAAGAGAGATTGATGTAAGGAATGTAGATTTAGACAAGTTAGAGCAAAGTGAAATTGCCCTTGCTGTTGAAGAGCTTAAAGAAAAAATGCAACTGCAATCTGTTTTGATTACGCTTTCTGAATACGGTGTCTATATTGCAAACTCATCTGAAAGACACAAAATTGCTGCTCATAAAAGAGAAATTTCTGATGTTTCGGGAGCTGGCGACACAGTGGTCAGTATTGCAGGGCTTTGTATGGCTCTAAAATTGCCTTTAAAAACGGTAGCACAGCTTGCCAACCTAGGTGGAGGCTTAGTTTGTGAATCCTTGGGAGTTATTCCTATAAATAAAAACGTATTCTTACAGGAAGCTAAAAAGAAGGTAATTCTTTAG